TTAGTCACTCCACACAAAGTGACAACTAACATTTCACAGCTATCGGCCCAAGGAGTATATCACGGAGGGCCAGCCATGGGATCCTATCTCCGCGGTCTCAACGTCGCTCGTCGCAGATATCAGCAGTATTGGTATGGCTGTGGCCGATTTTCCCAGAGAGCTGTTCAAGAGTCGTAGCAAAGGAGAAAAGTCACCAGAGACTTCTACGCCTTCCCTCGCGGAAGCCTCCTCGAGCAAGCAGTCTCTTCATCAGAGCTCAAGCAAGCAATCTCTACATCAGAGTGATAAGGCATCAATTGCGGCTCCAAGCACGCATGCATCGGAGTCTTCGACACAGCTAGGCCTCATGGAAATGGAGGGCTCTACCCCGACGCTGCCGCAATCTCCACAGCCAGACACACTGTCGTTAACCCAGTCTCAGACGGCTTCCACTGCTCCTTCCATGGTCTTCAGCCCTCCCGATGGTGCGTCGATTGCTCGTAGCGAAACTACTCCATCAGAACATGCGTCAACGACTCAATCTGTAAGACCACCCAACAGTCCGGCGAAGAGGTCGTTCAAAGAATCGATGCCTGCAAACGTGGGTGTCGATGCTGCCGTAGCAGCTGGAACCAGCGTTAGTCGCATCGTTACTACCGGTGTGAAGACACCGATGAACGTGTGCCTCGGCTTGGCAAGAGGTTTCCGGAATGCCCCTCGATTGTACAACGATGACACTGTCCGGCCGCCCGAGAAGGTGACGGACTTGGCAAGCGGTATCAGAATAGCTGCCAAGGAATTCGGCTACGGCATGTTTGATGGCATCGGTGGACTCGTCACTCAGCCGCTCAAGGGTGCTGAGAAGGAAGGTGGGATAGGTCTCATCAAAGGCTTCGGCAAGGGCATCGGAGGTTTGATTCTCAAGCCCGCATCTGGTGAGTTGAATCCGTGCCATCTCCCGTGCTCAATCCCTTGCTATGCTAAGAATTACCGTTGCTAATTAATACAGCTGTATGGTCCGTCCCCGCGTACACCATGCAGGGTGTTCATGCAACTCTACGGAACGCCTTTTCGAGCAGTGTCCAGAACTACATCATTGCGTCTCGCATGAAGCAGGGACAAATGGACATGGAAAGCGCCGGCGCCGCGGAGCGCGAAGACGTCGTTGTGCGTTGGAACAATGTCAAATTTGACCTCAAGAACTTCCAGGCCATGAAGTTGAAGGAACAGCGAGAGAAGCAGAGGGCCGAAGGCGAAGGACCCTATGGACAGCCCGAGAAGAGTCTCACGGCCCCGGTCACTGGCTGGGCCCACACGAGGAAACTGTCCTTTGAGGAAAGGAAACAGCTTCATGCTCGAAAGGAAGCGTGGAAGAAGGGTCATGTCGAGGCCGTTGTCCCTGCCTCGAGGTCGGATCTGTCGCTTTCAGAACCTAGCTCAATGAGTGCCGCCGAGGACGAAGAATTTGAGCGCGCTATCCGCGTATCCGTCGCCGAAACGTCGCGCGGCAACGCTGAAGAAGACGCTGCGGTCGAGCAGGCTATCCGCGCAAGTGTCAATCACTTCCGCAGTTCCGGGGTTCCTGACATACGGGCCGAGAAGGCCGCGCCCCTCGACAGAGACGCCAAGAACCAGGACCAGGACCCGTTCACGAGCGCCGAGCTGGAGATCACGGACGAGGAATACCAGCGGCTCATCGAGGGGGCCATCAACCAGAGCATGTCCCTCAAAGCCGCGGGAGTACAGCCGGGCGAGGGATCGCACGGCGACGACGAAGAGTTCGAGCGCGCCCTCGAGCAGTCCCGGATTGCCCAGCAGCATCCCCCCGCACacgaggacgacgaggagCTGCAGCGGATCCTGGAGGAGTCTAAGAGGCAGCACGCGGAGGGAAACACAAACGAGGAGGAAGAGTTACGGAAAGCAATCGAAGCGTCAGAAGCCGCGCATCGAGAGCATCAGAATAGGGACGCCGCGGCGCTGACGGAGGAGGATGTCGTGATGGAGTACGTTAAGAAGCAGAGCCTTGCCGAGGAGGAGTATCGACGGAATGCGTCAAAGGGCAAGGGACGCGATGTATCGGCGGATGctgatgaggaggaggatgaggagcTGAGGAGGGCGATGGAGGAGAGTTTGAAGATGAGTGGGCGGCCGGGAGGGTCGAGCTCTTACCAGTGATTCTTTGAGGGTTTCCTACTCCTCtattttcttttcctttgcAATGATGGGGTTTGAGGAGATAGATAGATGGCACAGCACATCCGAGATACCATTTTAGTTTTCCCGAGTCGCAATCCGATTCTCATGCTCTCTAATACTACGTATCTAACATGGAGAAGCGAAGCGGGGCGGTTCTCGAACCCGGGACATGGCCTAATCAGGAAACCGAGGTCCTCAACGATACGGCATGATTGGTTGAGTGAGTGACCGACAAGGCACGGCCATGATGGGATGAAGACAAAGAACATCGGATTACATTCACTGGATGTCACTCGGTtctgaaaaaaaaaaaaagtataacaaCTAGTGGGTGTATTGGTTTCTCGAGTCAGTCTCCACCCATAGAGCTGGCTGATGATATGTAGTTTCCCTATGGTACAATTCTCTACACAAACTTGCTAGGCAAGTATGATTACTGTCCACTTCCTGTCGTCTACTTTCGTTCCTTATTTTTCTTCCAGCTCAGTAGGAGCTCAATCGCAAAAAGAGCAAGTGTATAGCCCgatcgtcgtattatccttcTCAAATTTGCATTACTTCGTGTTCCTTTTGCCCTTAGTTTCAGTGCAATTTCTCCTTCAAATAGATCACTGCTGCAAATCCTGCGCAACAGTTTGTCGTCATTCCGTGAGCGCACCATGGACACTTCACCGTCGTAGAGATGAGTCCGCTGACTCCCAGCTTCCGGTCCTCCACCATGCTATCGGGCTTTGCCATGCATTCGTAGACTTTGCTCGGCATGTCGTGCAAGAACTTGCAACTGCAGCATTCCACAAGCATCTTGGCAACGGGCTCGGGGATGCCGTTGGGAGGTACAATGGATGCACGTGAGACGCGACTGGATCGCGGTGGCGGCATTGATTTGCGGGCTTCCTCGAGATAATGTGAGGGATTCGAAGGCCCCTTGGTGGACACAATCGACTTCCTGGAAGCTACATCCGCAGGGAATGAAGGCTGCGAGGCTGCTTTGGCGTGTAAATTATTCACAGAGCCACGCTTTGATGAGCGGGGCGGTGGTGGCGGAACAAGAGACCGGAGCACGAGAGGTTGATGCTTGAGCTTCGGAAGGAAACTAGTGTCAAGTGCGAGGTCAGGACTCGAGCGGCTCTTAGTCAAGCTCGGGTGACGCTGGACGACGCTATGAAGTTCCTCTTGTACCGGTTCAATGTTGGTGCTGCTAATTTCCTGAACGTGCCCATTCTGACCATAATCGTATGGACTCGTCAAAGAAGCGGATGTCAGTGGGGTTGCCATCGCGGATGTCTTTGAACTGTCGGTGTGTATTGGAGTGGGATAGCTCTGCGACGAGTCGCTGTCCTCGGCATCAGCAACGCTAGCCTTCCTACCAAACTTCTCCGTCACCAAGGCTTCAAGCTCGTTGAGATGAGCCTCATGATTTTGGACCGGAATTTGAGGGGGCAGGCTGATCCGTTGATTCGTAGCAATTGGAGAGGCTGTCTGCATCGCTGCCTTGTGAGAAAGCCTGTACGACCGAGTGTCATTCGTAACAACCACTGTCTCGTTGTCGACCCGACCCAGTTCTGCGTCCAAAGGCGGCAACCCCTTTTCGGATTGCGGCCTTGAAGAATTAGGAGTGGTGGCGGGTGACGGAGAAGGCAAGGACTCGTCGCATGAAGACATCGAAGATCTGTGTGTCGGGCGTGCTGATGAGTCTCTCGAAGTCGACTCAGTAGACTCGGCAAACGGACGAGGCGGGGCTGTGAAAGGGGATGGCTCGTCGGTTGAGTACCTAGAGCTTGACGTTGAGTCGGGTGTCATGGTAGTGTCGCGCGCCGCTCTGGTAAAATAATTGGAGACAGGCGGCTTGGATGATCCCGGAGTCGACACTTTCTGGAATGCGGCTTTGGCTGCATCCTTGAAGCTTCTGATGGCTGCCCCGGGGGTAGCCGGATGCCTCTCACGCGATGCCGATCTTTCGGGAGGCAAAGGTATCTCTCTAGACATCATTCTAGACATGGGTGGTCCCTGAGACGTGGACCGGTCGAATGATTGCTGTCCCGGGCTGCCTGCTGGCGGTGTGTAAGGAAGTCGGAATGTGAGCGTGAAATCTTCAGCCGAGGCTGATTGGTCTTTGTAGCCGCCGAGGCTAGAGAGCGATCCGTTACGTGGAGGGAAGTTGGAGCCCATGGGGCTGCTCTCTGAAGAAGAGGAGTATGCTCGAGATTGGAGTGGGCGATTGGAGGCCGGAGGATAGTGAGATTTGGCAGAGACGCGAACTTCGTCTCTGTAGCCGTTCATGGATCTTTCTCTGCTTTGTTGACGAGACTGGTGAACGTAACTCTCTCTTCTTCGTCCTCGCTCTTGCTCAACCACAACCTCGCTAAGTCCGTTATGAATCTCCAACTCATCGTCGTTGGCGGGGACTTGCGATTGCTTCGTGCCATTCATCCATTGGTGAAAGTTGCTCACATCAGGTACAGGCGGTGCTGTGGGCGAGACTAAAGGCTGAGACCAAGAAGAGGTGTTGATAGAAGCGGATCGTGGGGTCTTGGGTCCGTATGAGTCTTCGTCGTACTCGTCAGGTCGCTCTCCTTGCGGGTCGAATGAGAAAGAACGCGGCAACGCTGAAGGTGTCATTGCTGGCGGGGTCACCCTTACTTCAGGTCCAAATGAGTGAGATCTCTGACCGGTCAGGAAAGAAGGCGGATTAGGTTTTCTGAAGGGAATGCCGGCGTCATTCTGTCTTTTCTGCTCCAGCTTCAAGCCGCCAATGAAGCCTTGGTCATCGTTGTTGTGAGACTGATTATGGGTCTTGTGGCCTGTCAAAGCAGCTTTTAGCTGCATGGCTACCGAGTCTGACCGTTGTCTGGCATGCTGAGGACGGATTGAAGGTGGTGGCTCATAGAATGCCTGGGCGCTGGCTGACCGAAGATGCTCATTGACGAACACGGTTGGGCTAGAGATTGACCTCGATGCATTTGGAGGTCTTGGTGGGGAAGCTTTGGTGTTCGGTCCAGCTTTGCTGAGCTTAGCTGCCAACTTCTTCTTCACAGATTTGGCCTCCTTCTCGGCTTGCTTCTCGGCCTGTTCCTTTTCCTTCTTGCGCATCTTGGCTTCGattttcttttccttcttcttgttcTGACCAAAAGATTCCCAGCTCGGTGAGTGGCAAATCGAGGAGGCGTCGTCGGCAGTCGGTTCGTCGACCATATCGACGTCGAGGAAGGTCACTGTCTTGTGCTTGTGCTCCACCGATTCCTTGCGCTCCGACCCGCGATCGATTTCAGACTTGACGTTCGAGGGCGGCGGAACGGATATGGAAAGAGAAGGCAAGGCTGTTGCTCGGCGGACTGCTTTCATAGCAGAAGGTGGTAGCTCCGGTTTCTGTGTGGGAAGTTGAGCTGATGACTCCCTCCGGCGAGACTGGAGAGGAGCTATAGGCTTCACAGGCGGAGCGGGATGAACTGTAGGAAAAGGTTTCAGTTTCGGAGGTGACTGGGCAGGTCGGCCATGATTAAGCTGTTGCTGAAGAACCTGCTGAAACGCCAGGTGAGAGGGATGGGTCGCCGCAGGCATGGACTGATGCCCCTGAAGACGCTCGAGCTACAAGTTGAAGCGTGTTAGTGGGTGGGAGCTAACATAGCCAAATTGGGTGTGGATGCGACGTGGTAGGAGGCGTCAGGTTAGGGTGGGATCGGCCTACCTTCCGAATGTGTTCCAGCTCCAACATCTTTTGAAGGCTGTCAGACCGGCCGCGTTGGGGTTTGGTCGACTCGCGTTGAGCCCCCGTTGCAGTCATTATTGGGTATCTTGTCGTGCTTGTCTCGAGGCGTATTTGGAGGTGGATTATCGTAAGTGGAGCAGTGGCGTCGAAAGTGGGAGAGGATAGCCAGCTAGTTTGTGTGGCAGATGGTGAAGAGAAGATGAGGCGTTGCTAATGGAGGCGTTTCTGCGTTGTCATTTCTTCGTGATGCTGATATGGCGTTTGCTAATAGTGACAGACTAAAAGGTGATGCAATTAACAATTTGTCGAAGTGTAATTGCGGCCGAAAACCCCCAGGGCGTGGCGGTGAATTGACGTTGTAGAGACGTCGTCGCGCAATTTGAGGTGTGGCCCAAAAAAAAGACGGTGAAAGGTGGGCGCGTATCCGTAAAAGTCGAGACGGAAGAATCAACAGACGGTCGAATTGGGTATGGGAGAGGCTAAGGCCAACGAGAGAAAGTGCGACAAAGTAACGTTGTCGTCGTGAATCCAAGGAAAGTCGGAAATTTCGAATTGTCTAGCGAGGGGCAGTTACAGTTACGAAAAGGGAATTCTGGAGGAAAGAGCAGGGTAGGGTTGATATTTGGGAAGGAGCCGGGGTTCGCTGAGACTAAGAGGGGTTCTCGAATGCGGGATGCTGGTCCTGATACTGATGCTGGTAAGAGACGGGAAAAAGGAATACCTAGAAGGAACTGCAGATCGGGATGAGCTGGATCCTAGTCATCGGAGGCACCTTATGCAGACTGCAGACCTGGAGCTTGTTTACAACACCGCAAGCACCTTGACCTATCTTAGAGGGCAAGGCCAACAAGATGGCAACGACACCACAGACGTTTAGCAACCACCTTGGACCATTGAGTGAAGTCAAATCATGGTCAGATTCTATCAGGTCTTGCCTGCACAACAACTGGGAAGAGCCATGGCCATTGAGCGGGACACGGACAGGCGTAATGAGATGGCTACCATGGGGATGCCTTCTCAATGGGCAATTGGTGTGAGCGCGAGGTAGCCAACGCGCATATTAGCTAAGGTAAGCCGCTCTCATCCGACATCGTGCAGACTACACCAGGCGGCTTACCCCATAGAGGTCAGGGCAAAGCGAGATGGGATGGTGATCAGCCCTTTACCGTCCCAGAGCACGTCTGAGTTGAGGTTCGGGGGCGAGAACAGGTGCAGCAGGGCAGAGGTCCCGGCACACATTCAGCTGGACAGTACTTAGAGAAGCTGCATGATGTAGGCAAAACACAGTACCCAAGAAAAAGATTAAGCAAGTAAGGTACCGAAGAGACATGATGCGCCAATAACTTGGCAACGAGGTATCGGCAGGACCTGCTCAGCGCACATTGTTGCTTGAGGACGGGAACGGAACCTGTAGCAGGCACTTTAGCAGCAAGCAGCTAGAACAATGTACCTTGCCGTGTCATGTCATGATGGTCATATTGCTTGTTACAAAGGAGAGCCATCGGGGTGTTGCATGTCATCTATCCGTTGGCGGGTGGTGTTACACAGCGGAGCAGTGGTTGTGGCGGCGAGAGTAAGAGATTTATCCAATAGCGAGCCGGAGAAGGTGTCTTCGATTGCCCCTTCACCGCAGCAAGATGGTTGAATGGCTGGTAATCATGCCGCTTGCCATGCGAGGCCTTGTTGAGAGGTGGTGTTCGGGAGGGTTCCCTTTCCTCTACTCCGTAGACACATGGGAATTTTGAGTTGCGACACTCGATACGAGCTTTTGAGGTGCGTTGGACGGTTGGAGGAGCTCCAGCTGGACTGGGGACCGCTGCAGACGCCAGTGACGCCACCCCTTGGTATCCACTGTTAGCGAACACCGGCGATTTTATCCTGGCGATCAGCACCGGGACATGGCTAGCTTAACACCCACCGGCTATTTTGAGAAGGAGCAAGCGGGGGGCTCTGCTCTTCCCCCTGGCTGTTGAACTTCGTTTGCAGTAAGAAAGAAGCAAGCAGGAACGCTGGTGTTCATTGTTTCCCCCCACACATTACCTTAGTGATCACACAATCGTGTGAGCGTTTTCCCTCCGTGCCTTCCATTCCTGAGAAACAAGGCAGTCAGGGCATCCCCGGCCGTTGGCGTAGCGTCCTTTGTGGCTTCTGCCCGCAACCCACCTCGTCCCGCCGCCAAAAGCCTGACCTTATTCCCATTGTGAACACAGGTAAACTGACCTGTGGCCCCCCCGGTTACCTGACCTGACCAAGGAAAAGGGACGTGACCTGAGCGCTCTTTTGATTGGTCCGTGAAGACAGAGTGGGTCCAGCTGACCTAATTCTAAACTAATCTTAAACTAGTTCGGAACtaatttagaattaatttagaattaattttaaattataatttaaatataataaaatatacttattctaatataaaaaatatttttataaatatattatacttattaaagtacttaataattaatttaaatagaagaatttaagtttttaatttttaaaattatattttaaatagttttaaagtttatttagaattagtttagaattagtttagaaataattctaaattaatttcttattagttttaatatttaataatagttttatattttaattttagtttttataatattatttttccttaaaatactaagaaatatatatttataaataatttaattaaaaataaagttttaatattaagaattatctatattatactaatta
The DNA window shown above is from Colletotrichum lupini chromosome 7, complete sequence and carries:
- a CDS encoding glycosyltransferase family 28 domain-containing protein, with translation MTVVKNPEAGASSSAPPPPPRWPSDLNLNRTDSAEVPDALVSDGFSLPSLEAETEAPPAYGDLPDQLQFNQAGFEAGANVTGDGRVNININQSGNRLAEILAPTLRNQLLADKRPQAPLPPAYIPPSLGGQPGQTPPPQLNVVIQIVGSRGDVQPFVALGKVLKDTYGHRVRIATHATFQKFVEENGLEFFCIGGDPAELMAFMVKNPGLMPGFDTLKSGEVSKRRRGIQDILLGCWRSCIEAGNGLGPPPKPHAKDQPLDEHYGIPGDPRQKPFVADAIIANPPSFAHIHIAEKMGIPLHLMFTMPWTPTRAFPHPLANIQSTNTDTVMTNYVSYALVEMMTWQGLGDVINRFRDKALDLEPMSLIWAPGVLTRLRIPYTYCWSPALIPKPNDWGREIDISGFYFLNLASAFTPEPDLAAFLAAGPPPVYIGFGSIVVDDPNALTRMIFDAVHQTGVRALVSKGWGGLGAEDVGLPEGVFMLGNVPHDWLFKHVSAVCHHGGAGTTAAGIQAGKPTIIVPFFGDQPFWGAMVSRAGAGPDPIPYKELTGDKLAEAIKFAVKPETQARAQELGHKIREEKGTDLGGKSFHDHLDTDELRCSIEPSRAAAWRVRRTKVRLSPMAAAVLVERGLIKYSDLKLYRPKEYITEGQPWDPISAVSTSLVADISSIGMAVADFPRELFKSRSKGEKSPETSTPSLAEASSSKQSLHQSSSKQSLHQSDKASIAAPSTHASESSTQLGLMEMEGSTPTLPQSPQPDTLSLTQSQTASTAPSMVFSPPDGASIARSETTPSEHASTTQSVRPPNSPAKRSFKESMPANVGVDAAVAAGTSVSRIVTTGVKTPMNVCLGLARGFRNAPRLYNDDTVRPPEKVTDLASGIRIAAKEFGYGMFDGIGGLVTQPLKGAEKEGGIGLIKGFGKGIGGLILKPASAVWSVPAYTMQGVHATLRNAFSSSVQNYIIASRMKQGQMDMESAGAAEREDVVVRWNNVKFDLKNFQAMKLKEQREKQRAEGEGPYGQPEKSLTAPVTGWAHTRKLSFEERKQLHARKEAWKKGHVEAVVPASRSDLSLSEPSSMSAAEDEEFERAIRVSVAETSRGNAEEDAAVEQAIRASVNHFRSSGVPDIRAEKAAPLDRDAKNQDQDPFTSAELEITDEEYQRLIEGAINQSMSLKAAGVQPGEGSHGDDEEFERALEQSRIAQQHPPAHEDDEELQRILEESKRQHAEGNTNEEEELRKAIEASEAAHREHQNRDAAALTEEDVVMEYVKKQSLAEEEYRRNASKGKGRDVSADADEEEDEELRRAMEESLKMSGRPGGSSSYQ